The Bdellovibrio bacteriovorus region CATTCTGAAATTCTTCCCGAAAAATTGCCCACTTCCGCCACAGCACCAACAGTGGCAACAACTCCACGGAGATGGGGAAATGAAAAACAGAAGTCTTAGTTTTAAAATATACTTTGTAATGGGCATCCTGATTGCAGGATCAATTGTCATTGCCGCTATAGGCCTGAGCCGTATGGGAAAAATCAATGACGCTCTTCACTCTATCGTGGAAGAGAAGTCAGCGCGAGTCTCTATTGTTAAGGACATTCGTTCTATTTTCTATTTGCAGTTGATGAACGAAAAAAACTACATCCTTGAAAGCGATCCAGAGAAGATGAAAAAAATCGATGCGCTGATGGAAACACGCCACGATGAAATTCTTAAACGCGTAGACGCGCTTTATTCGGTATCTACCGAAGTAGGTAAAGAAGAAGCCACCAAGTTTAAGGCCGCTTATCAAGAATGGTGGAAAAATACTCAGGAGGTGAAAGCCTTTGTCGCATCGGGCGATAAAGGTAAAGCTTTATATCAAAGTCAATCCGTCGGGCACGAGATTCGCCAAACAAGTGAAGCCATTATTAACGGCAATGTGCAAAGAAATGAAGAGCGCATGTCTAATGATGCTCTTCAGGCAGAGAAAGATTATGAAGCAGCCAAAACGCTGATGATCACTGCCAGCATCGTGACGATTTTATTAGGCCTCTCTATCGGTGGACTGATCTTGCGATCACTTTCGAAGTCCATCAACCAAATCATCGAAAATCTTTCGGCATCTTCGAATCATGTCTCGGCCGCTTCCCAACAAATTGCCTCTGCCTCTGTTGAGTTGTCCGAGGCGACCACTGAACAAGCTTCGTCATTGGAAGAAACGGTGGCCACCATTGAAGAACTTTCTTCCATGGTGAAGGTCAACGCGGAAAACGCCGGACAAGCTTCGAAACTTTCAGGACAAGCCAGTGAAATCGTCGCTCGCGGCGAAAAGGAAATGACTTCATTAATTTCTTCGATGGGAGAGATTTCACAAGACTCAAAGAAAATTTCGGACATCATAAACGTGATTGATGATATCGCTTTCCAAACAAATCTTTTGGCATTGAACGCAGCCGTCGAAGCCGCGCGTGCGGGGGAACAAGGAAAAGGTTTTGCGGTGGTCGCCGAAGCGGTTCGCACTCTAGCCCAACGCAGCTCCATTGCGGCAAAAGACATTGCAGAACTCATCAAGTCCAGTGTCGGGCGTATTGAATACGGTAGCGAACAAGTAGAAAAAAGCAGTGCTGTTTTAACAGAAATTTTGGGAGCAGTGACGAAAGTAGCGCAACTGAATGAAGAAATTTCGGCGGCTAGCACTGAACAATCCAACGGCATCGCCCAAATCAGTAAAGCCATGAATCAACTAGATCAAGTGACACAAGTGAATGCGGCATCTTCCGAGGAGGCCGCGGCATCCGCCGAAGAACTTTCTGCACAGGCCGATAGTTTGAAGAATGTGATTTCCACACTTGTCCAAGTTGTTAAGGGCAAATCCGAAGACCCTGAAATAGTGCCTGCCAGCAAGTCACCGGCGAGAGCGTCCGTGAAAATGACATCCACTAGACCCTCGATTTCACACAGTGAAGATTTGCTTCCGTTAAATTCCGCCGGCTAGGTCTCTTGGGAATTAACAGCAACGTGTAGTTTTTCGCAGCCTCCGCTTTTCGCTCTGTAAATTCAAGTTCTTATTTCAGAATTTACAGAGCAGGGAGGCTTTTTCATGAGAGATACAAATCCACGATTTCGCCATATCACATCTGATAGCGTCGACTATGGTTTAAGAACCAACGCCGTTCACAACCCGTCTTCAGGTTACAGCTATTCAGATGCTGAATCTTATGAGTGGGATCGTTCCATGAATCCGAACGTCCGTTACGTTCCAGGAGAGAGCAATCGAGATCTTGCCCGCCGCGACCGCGACTATTCAGGAGTGGGACCGAAAAACTACCGCCGTACTGACGAACGCATCTATGAAGATGTCTGTGAAGTTTTGTCTCGACATCCTGACATTGATGCCAGCGAGATTGAAGTTTCAGTGCGTGAAGGCATTGTATTTTTAGATGGCACTGTAGAAACTCGCCGGGTTCGCCAACTCGCTCAAGAAATTATTGATGGGCTTCCAGGGGTTGAAGACGTCGAGAACTATCTAGACGTCCCTCAAAGAGATCGTGATCGCCGACGTATTGCACGCAGCTTAAGTTAAAAGGGGATGTTCTCCCCTTTTCTTTATTTAGCTAAAACTATCGTCTTAAATCCGCCATAAGCCATCTTGCTCATTTCAAAAGGGCTGTCTTTGGGATCGAAGTTCGTCATAAAAGGATCCGCCATGACCTTTTTGTTAACGGCATTACGATGCGCTTTGGATTTATAAACTATCCATGAGAACACAACTGTTTCGCCCGGCTTCGTCTTCGCAAGTTTTGTAAAAGGCATGACTCCTTTCACGTTCAAGTCGTCGCCCACTGTTTCAATGTATTCCAATGCTCCGTACTTCATCCACACTTTAGAGGCCTTTTTAGACACCTGTTGATACTTTTTAAGTTTCGATTTTTTTATCGCAATTACAAAGCCGTCGACATAAGCCATTGATGAACTCCTTTACGAGATTTAGTTTAGTGCATGATCAATTTTCTAGGCTCAAAAGCCAAGAAAATAAAGAACTCATACATTTTTCAGGCAATTTTTTGCTTTTTTCAAATATGTAAATTAATGGCTCTAGTCCGCCCTAGAAAAATCTTCGTTTACAAGTTCAAATACCGCAGCCGCACCAGCCATGGAACCACTTGCCGCTGCTTGCAGCACGGATTGCATCATCGTCATATTGTCTCCGGCCGCAAAAACACCAAGGACGGATGTTTGTTTCATTTCGTTAACTTGATAAAGTCCCATTTCATTTTTTTCGCATCCTAGATTTTGACCAATATCCGATTTCATTTGAAACGGAAGAAGCGGAGTTGCAAACAAAGCTTCTCGTTCATTTATAGAACCATCTTCAAACCGGATGCCTCGAAGGTTCATTCCCTCAAAAAGCAATCTCTCGATCCGCTTTTCAACGATTTCAATATTATTTTTCTTCATCAACATTTTTAAATCTTCTGAAAAATCGGCGGGGCCGTTTGTAAACACAGCCACATCTTTAGACAACGCGGAAAACATGGGAATACCGTGCGCAAGAAATTTGCCGTTACCGATGATTCCTAGCTTTTGATTTCTTACTTCAAAGCCATGGCAATAGGGACAATGAAAGACGGATTTTCCCCACAACTCTTTTATGCCGGGAATAGGGGGCAAACGGTCCTGAATACCGTATGCAAGAATCACTTTTCTGAAGTCCTTCACTTCTCCAGAAGAAAAACGAGCGCGAAAATGACTTGAGTTTTTTTCAACCGAAATGACGGAACCGGAAAAGAACTGAATCGTGCTATATTTTTCAAGATCCTGACGCGCTTCTTTTCTCCAGGCCGCTGGATGAACTCCGTCTTGAGTCGGAAAGTTGTTCAGATGTTCGGAAGCTTCATTGCGAGGTCGAGCATCGTCACACACCAAAGCCGTTCTACCGATACGTCCTAAAGACATTGCGGCACTTAAGCCCGCAGGACCACCACCTATAATAAGTACCTCTAGAGTTTTATTCATGCGACCTCCGTACCCTTCATTGTAATAGAATCAGGGTGAAACGATAATTGCTAATACGATTGAATTATTGATACTTTTTTGGTATCAATAGTTATGGATCTATCTAAACTCAAAGCCTTTGTCGTTGTGGCCGAAGAACTGAACTTTCGTAAAAGTGCGGAAATTCTGGGGATGTCCCAACCTCCTCTAACTCGCCTTATTGCCTCGTTGGAAGAGGAACTGGGGACATCTCTTTTTGAAAGAACCACTCGGCACGTCAAGCTCACGGGTGCGGGTGTCTTCTTGCTTAAAGAAGGAAAAGAAATCCTGAATCGGGCGCAAGGACTAGAATCCGAAATCAGGGCTTTAGGTAAGATGAAGGCCGGAAAGATCAGCATCGCCTTTTCCTCCACTGGTTTTTTGGCAAACCTCCCTAAAATTATCCGTGAGTTTCAGGATAGATTCCCCAAAATTAAAATTGAGCTTCAACAAGAAACCCGTTCCGCCATTGTTAAAGGTCTAAAAAGCGGCCGATTTGACGCGGGATTTTTGGAAGGCAGCCTCAAAGAAGAAAATTTTCAGTTCCACCCAGTCCAAGACGAGAATTTAGGGGTTTTGCTTCCGAAAAATCATCCGCTGAGCCGACGAAAAGAAATTGAATTTAAAGAGCTGAAAGATGAAACCATCATTCTTCATCCGAAGAAAGACAATAAGGATTTCTACGAGACGATTTCGTACTTATTTGTTCAGGCGGGCATAAAGCCTCTGACCTACGTAAAAAAGGATCACGAAAGCTGTCCTCTTCTTGTAGCCACGGGAAAAGGAGTTTCTTTGACTATCGCCGCGACTCAAAATTTCGCACCGACAGAAACTCGTTTCGTACCGATTAAAAAACTTTATTTGCCGGTCAGCGTTTTTTGGGAAAATGAAAATACAAATGCATCCTTAAAGACATTCCTTAGCTTCGTCGTTGAAAATCATGCTCTTTCTAACGGAAAGCCGGAATGTCTTATGGATGTGATGAGACTTTAGTGAGACGTGAATTCAGAGTTGAAAGCATGAATACGACGACCGATTGCTGTCAGGCTTTGCTCTAATGAATCGGCACCCTGTTCTAGTGTTTTCAATCTAGATACTTGTGCTTCTTTTTTCAAATTTCTGGCTTCATCAATAAGCGGTTCTAGTTGCAATTGAAATGCCGCTAAACGCATTGCCACTTTGCTTTGCTCTTCATCTGAAATCTGTTCGCCCTCAGGGCGTTTCAAGTCATTCAATGACAGCGTCAATTCACGAACTTTTTCACCTAAAGCACGAAATTGTTCCATCTTTTGTTGGTGCTGATTTTGACGAGCTTCTAATTGCTCAGCTTTTGCGGCGACCAAGGCGGCTGCTTTTTCAGCTTCGGCGCGCGCTTCATTTAATGAAGTCGAAAGTCGAACTACTTCATCAGAAACACCGAGGCCACATTCTGTAAAACGATTCATCAAGCGCTGAACCTGCTCGAAATCAAAATCAGATTTCAACTCCATCTCATCGATCTTCGCTCCCAGGCGAACAATCTCAGAAAGATAGTTATCGAGTTTTAAAGCGGCTTCTACCAATGCAGAGGGATTTTTGATCTTGTTTGTCATGCCCGGGTTATGGCACAGGCTGATTTTAAAGCCAAATTTTTCGGACGCAGTTTCCGTTACAAGTTCGCCATAAAAGCAAGGGGTCTAAGAAAGACCCCTTTTATTTTCTTATAAAGCAGGATTCGCCAACATTTGAATATGAGTACGAACATCCTTAGGCCACTTCGCGATCAGCTTTTTAAACTTCTCTGCATCTTTGGCAAAAAGAGCTCGCAATGCTTCCTCATAGTCAGGAAGATCTCCGGCCATCACCGTCATAAACTTATAAGTCGCATCTTGCGCCTGACGAATCAGATCCTTCGCGGCGTTTTTCTTTTTCGCCTCGTCGACCAGTCTTCGCAGCGTCACCGATGCTCCACCGGGTTGCTTTGCAAGCCAATCCCAGTGTTGGGGTAAGAGAGTCACTTCTTTCGAGGTGACTCCCAGCTTAGGACGACCGGGACCGCCTTTGGCAGGTTCTTCTTCTTTTAACAATCCTGATTTTTCAAGTCTTTTTAAAACCGCATCTATCGTTCCTCGAAAATCGACTTCCACCTGTTGACTGGTTTGATTATCAAAGATCAGAATCGCTGCTTGCGGGTGATTCTCTAGATGCTCCTTCACTTTTAAAGCGACGTCCTTAATACCGCCGCTAGCGATTTTGTGTGAACTGCTAAATGCTGTGCAAGTTTGTAAATCACTTTGCTGCATAAGCATCTCCTTTCAATGACTTCGCGATAAGCCACATCATAAATAAAGTTACAAGAGAGCTTGCAATCACGACGTAACCGACGACATCGTAATGCTCTAACACTCCCCTAGGTCCCTCGACGACGATAAGACCAGCCACGATAGATGCAAATCCACCGGCAACTTGCTGAATGGACGAGCCGACAGACATGAAGGCCCCTCGATTAGATGCTGAAGGGATACCTGACATCAAAGTTTGTGACGGAATCATGCGCGAGAAAATTCCCACGAACATCAAAACATTGACCAAAATCACAAGGCCCAATGGGGTGATACCAAGGTGAGTGTAAATTCCCACCATAATAATCCCTATGATAGTTCCAAATAAAAACACCTTGAAATTTCCGAACATGTCACATGCTCTCCCCACCATCGGACCGATTAGGATCGAAGCAAAACCCGAAATCAGATAAATCATCGGAAGCTGATCTTGGTGAATTCCTAAATTATTCACCGTGAATGCCGTACCAAAAGGCATCAGCATAAAACCCCCGATGGAAAGAAGGGCCGTCGCGGCAAAGGCCATCAGATATTTCGGTGTGGCTACCGTCGATACCAAGTGTGCTACGGGACTGCGATCCGTTTGAATTTTCAAATGCTCATTAATGGGTTTCAGATAAGCAAAAATGCCAATTCCTGCAATCACACTGACAACGACGATCATGATGAACGGAGCTTTCCAGCCCCAAAGATTTGAAAAGTAGAGTCCCGCGGGCAGGCCAAGAATCTGGCTGGCAGCAAACGCTGTTTGCACAAATCCCATCACACGACCGCGCTTTTCCATAGGAAATAAATCTGTGATGATGGCAAAGACGATCGAACCAATCACTCCACCAAAGATACCTGTGATCAATCTAGCGGCGACCAGCCATTCGAAAGTATTCACCAGCCCACACATCAGCGTTCCTAAAACGAAGCCGGTATAAAAAAATAAGAGCAGTTTTTTTCGATCAAAGCGGTCTGCAAAACCCGCCGCTAAAAATCCCGAGACTCCGGCGCTGAAAGCGTAGCCAGAGACGACGATTCCAAATTGTGCGGGAGTGATCTTAAGCGCGGGCATCAGCACGGCTCCCAGCGGAGATACAATCATAAAATCTAAAATGATTGTGAATTGAAGAAAGGCCAAAAGCGCCACGACAAATTTTTGATAGCCCGTAAAAGGCTCTATTCGTTTTTCCATGAAACTAATTATACCCGGATAAAATAAAAAAGCAATATTATCCGGGTAATATTATTAAACTAAACAAATATCCCTGTTTTCAATAACTTAGGGATAATTTTAAATGCGGTGTTCGCTTTTTCGCTGCTGAATTTCTTTAAGCTGGGCCTTCTGGTAAGCGCCAAACACGCCGTTAAACAAACAGCGAATAAGCGGATCTTCCACGATATCGGCGTATTGAATTTCTTCTTCGATTTTTTCGGAAAACGGGAAGTCATTGATACGAACATACATAGATGTCAGCGCTTCGCCCAATTCTAAGGCCGCATACAGTTTGAATAAAGGAACTTCTGTCGTCCAACCGATCGGGATACTAGAAGATCCTTCAAGGATTTCTGCTGAAGAGTCCTTAAGTAAATAATTAAATTCGAAAGCCTTACCGTCGTTATCAAAAAGAGTTAAACGCCAGCGACGCGTTTTAAAAAAATAATCCTCTTCAGGAGGCTCCATGGATTCAAATTTTTCGATAAGCTCTTTTTGGCAGTATTCCAGCACGCGCGATTTCTCTGCCTCAGAGAGTGGGGGAAATTTTCTGGCAATTTCTTGTGTTGGTGGGGGGATCAACGCGGGATCAAAATCATAGTCGACGTTTTGTTCGCCCAAAGGTTTTATCCACGCTAAAGAACGAGACTGTTTTATTCCACCGGTATTAATCTCAACGGACACACCTGGATTCAGACGCACAACCTCTGTGCGTGGCAAAGCTTCAGAAATTTCTTTTTGAAACTGCTTATATGTGATGGGAAAGAAAGCTTTGTTATACCAAGACCAAGGCTCAAGTTGAAACTGACAAGAGCTCGGCACGATGTATTTAGGATTTAAAGTTTTAATTTGCTGAACCCACTCGGGCGGAAGACTGCGTGACGCTTCCAAAGCACGTGAAGGTGCGATGACATCCAGTTCGCGCATCGTTTGAAAAGGCCAAAGCACCATATCCCATGGGCCTTCGCTTTTTAATAAATCCAAGGTGGAATAGTCGATCCACGAATCCACAACATTGAGCACATTTAAACCTTGGTGTTTGATCTGAAAAAGAGAATCGACATCTTGATCCAATGCTCGGCGAGGTATGACTTCGATGTCACCGATCCGCACGCTCTGATTAAGTTTTAAAGAAAAGACATTTTTAAAGCCAAGCTCACGAATCAAAGTGAACATCTCTTCATGAATACAGAACATATAAAGCGGTGTCTCTTTGTCCAAGAGATTCAGGCTTTCCATCGAACAGTGGTCGTCGTGATAATGAGAAATAAAAATCGCGGAAAGTTGAAGCTCGTTGATTTCTTTTAGGTCGAACTGAACAGACGGAAAAGCATGACAATTGCGACTGAACGGGTTTTCAAAGATAGGATCAAACGCGATCTTAGCAGCGCCCGTTTCAAAAATATAACCTGCATGCAAAATTCGAGAGATTTTTAAAGACACGGGCGCATCATATTTTATTTTGCAGATTCAACCAAGCTTTTAAAGTTCTGAAGCCCTTTATCGAAGATGGGACTCATCATAAAATCCATCATTATGCCAAGGTAGCGTTTAAAGTAAGGAAGTTTCTGCTCATAAGACCACGTCAGCGTAGTTGCATTGTCGCTTGAAGCGGCGACAATCCAGTGAGCCATCGCTTCCCCAGGCATAGGCTTGATAAAATCCATGCGCACGTCGACCGACTTATCTTGCACGATATTGACGATAGTCATCTTGCCTTCGCCCGATTTTTCTCCTGAATAAGTCATTGTAGAACCAACACCAGTTCCAGCCACTTCTGTTTTTGACGTCGGATCGCTTTCGCTAAATGGATTCCACTTCACGAACTCATTAAGGTCCGTCAAACGTGGAAAAACGGTGCTCACGGGTGCGTTGATTTCGATACTTCTTACCAACTGGTATTGAGCAGGCATTAACACCGGTGCGATCAGCAATACAATGACCAAAGCAATAAGGAAATACATGGCTGTTCTCATAAAACTCCTCTCATTTTCCTAACACAAAGTCTGTCTACACTCTACATAGCTGTCACGCGCAAAAACGAGTCATCCTGTGATCCAGACTAGGAAGCAGCGAAAGACCATGTCAAAATAGCCTTCTATGTTAAAAACGTTCTTTCCTGACCGCGACCACAAAGCTCTTTTATTTGATTTCGATGGCACCGTTGCTGACACCATGGGTGCGCACTTAAAAGCCTGGAATATTGGCCTAGCCTCTTACAATCTGACTTTAAGTAAAGAGCAACACCAGGCTTGGGCCGGTCGCCCAACAAGAAAAATTGTCGAGATGCTAAATGAAATGCACAAAGTGCAAATCCCTGCCGATGCCTTCCTGAAAGAAAAAGAAGTGCATTACTTTTCTGCGATTAGCGAAATCAAAGAGATCAAAGCAGTGATGGACGTCATCAAACACTATCACGGCAACTTACCGATGGCGATTGTGACCGGCAGTCGTCGTCATCCCGTTGAGACAACCTTAAAGCACTTGGGAATCACTAAATACTTTGATCAGTTAATTTGTGCTGAAGATTATCAGAACGGAAAACCCGCTCCTGATTGTTTCCTATTGGGCGCAGAAAAACTAGGAATTGCACCTTCTGACTGCCTGGTCTTTGAAGATGCCCATTTAGGAATCGAAGCGGCCCGCAATGCACAGATGGATTGTTTGAAAGTGGACGAATACCAAAAACTCGTTCTCGTTAAATACTAATCTGGTTTGTAGCTACTGATATTTTCAAATAACTTGGAAATACGATGATAAAGCTCCGCAATATTCTTTTCGGGGCTTTTTCCTGATAAGTTTGAAGCATCTTCAATTTTTTCAATACAGCGCAGATCTTGGCAGATGTAGTAAGAGCTACTGACATCGGAACTCATATTCACCGTCAGCATTCCAATATCCTCTGACGAACCATAGGCGTGACACCAGCTACAAAGACCTCCGACAGGTTCACCCGTAGCTGCGGTTTTTTTAAAAGCGACCCCACGTGGAAGATCCCAGTTTGGCATTTTAAATACGAGGTAAGTGTAAACGCCCGAAGGCTCTCTCCATGTAAAGTAAGAACTCACGTTGAGCGGGAATTTCAAATTTTCAGGTAGAACAAGTTTCTTTTGATCGCGATTACGAAAGGACTGAATCAGCTCTGCTTCAGACGCAATAGAAAAGACATGCTCTTTTTGAAAGTTATTTATTTGCGATAGCACCTAGGTCACCTCATTCTAAGAATGATTTTAGGCCAGATGTTACGAAAACAAAAGACTCAATTTCTAGGTCGGGCTTGTTTTCAGAGAGCGACTCAAAATCACTCTCTAATACCAGTGACGTTTACCAAAGATGTGTCAAAGGCGTCACCGTCTGCCAGGAGGTGGTTTAAAATAGAGCTGTCCCCTCTATCGGGAAAGGATGACTTTATGAAAGCAAAATTTACTTCCCCAGAATCCGATCGACGCACTCACCGCCCGCATTTGGAATGGGAAAAATCTGAAATTATCTCTATAGCTCCAGAGGCCTCACTGACAGAGGCTGCGGAACTTATGAAGGAATATCAAATCGGCGATGTCTTAGTTATGCACGAAGATGGACATGGTTCTTTATTGGGTATTTTAACAGACCGAGATATTGCCATGTGTATCGCTGACGGCGCAAATCCAGATCGCGTGCGCGTAAGTCGGGTGATGTCGCGATCTCCGATATCGGCCCGAGCCGAAGACGACGTTTTTACGATGATATCCTTGATGAAACGTTCCGGTGTCACTCGATTGCCTCTTTTAGATCGCCGGGGCCGCCTGACCGGTGTCGCTACGGCGAAGAACATGATTGAAATTTTAACAGGTGCTCTGTTCGACCTGACACAGATTGGAGAAACTCAGCACGATAATGAATGGCAGAAACACTAGGAGGTTTTTATGAATGCTCCGAATAAAGAAGAAATATTGAATTTAGAAAATCGGTATTGGGATGCAATGAAGACAAAGGATGTCGAAGCGGCCGTGTCTTTAACAAAATTTCCGTGTACGGTCACAGGACCTGATGGTGTTCGCAGTATCGACGAAGAGCAATACCGTCAAATGATGAGCTCGATGACTTCAACAGATCACTTTAAAGACATTGAAATTAATGAGCCCCAGTTTACTGTGCTTAACGACGATGCCGCTTTACTGACCTACAATATTGAAGTGAAGGGCATGAAGATGCTCGATGTTTCAACGTGGGTCCGCGAAAACGGCAAATGGGTTTGCGCTTACCATTCTGAAAATCCATTGCATTAATTTTTTACCGGAGTCGCACAGTGCGATTCCGGTTATTTTAGAAAATCTGAAACTTGGGGATTTAATCCTTTTTCTTCGGCATCCATATACGACCAAACATCGGGCTGTGTCCCATTGATGTCTCGAACTCCATATTCCTTTGCAAGCTGTCCTGAATTTACTGAAAGCTGATTCCAGCGAGAGCGCTCTGAATCTGCGGCCACTGCAGCTATGCATCTGCCAACAAATCTTGGCGACTCAGACAAAAGAAATCCAGGAGGAGCTTTGGCTTCTTTCCAGTTCGCCTCGGTCACACCGAAGTGCTCAAGCATCATTTCAGATCTGAGCCATCCCGGTGATACAGTCATGGCCGTTGCACCAAATTGTTTAAGCTCATGTCCTTGAGAAAACCCTAGGCGATTAATGGAAACTTTAGCGAGATCATAAAATACAGAGATGCGGTAATTCTTTAAGTTGTATTCTAAAGTTCCATCCGTGATTTCTACAAGAAGACCACCTGGCTTTCGTAAAAGCGGCGATAGAAAAAAAGATGTGATCAAGTGCGTATCCACCGCCAAACGCAACATCCGAAGACCTTGATTGAGATCGAGCTCCCACATGGGTTTATTCCAAGTTTCTGGAGATCCCACCATGGCTTCGCCGCCCCAGATATCATTGACTAAAATATCAATACCACCAAAGTCTTTAGAAATTCGATCCGCAAGATTTTTAACTTCATCTTGATTCAAGTGGTCGGTAGGAATGGCGATTCCTTTTCCACCTAAGCTTGTCACAAGCTCCGCCGTTTCTTCGATGGTTTCAGGTCTATTATAATCGGAACGTGCCGATCCATCTTTGCGCGTAGTTCTTCCGGTACAGATCACGGTGGCACCGGCTTCGCCTAAAGCGGTCGCAATACCGCGACCCGCTCCGCGCGTTGCACCAGCAACGACGGCAATTTTATTTAAGAGAGGTTTTGTTGTGCTCATAAAGACCCACCTTATTTAACAAAAAGAAGATAGTCGAAATGACTTTGAGGGTTGTTACGGTCATAGCCTTCGGGATAAATGAAAAGCTCCGCATTCTGCGAAATTGAATAACCCGATGTTGGTAGCCACTCGAATATCAACTTTGCCGCGGTAGCACCGATAGTTTGCGGTGGCCCCTGATGGGTGCATCTGACAAGTTTTGAGTGAGTGATTTCGTACCGCAGTAGATCTTCAGGAATATTCTCGAAGCTTTCAACAGCGACCAACGCATAGTATTCAGCCATCTGTTCTTTACCTTCAGGCAGATCACCCGTGATGATCGCATAACGCTTTAAATCTTTTCTAGCCGCAAGACTTTGCGCCAATGGCATGAGCTTCTGCCACAATGATGGTATAGCTGCCATATTATTTGCTTCTTGTGGACTTGATCGCAGCAGAGCTTTATAGCCTACAAGTTTCAATGACTCGATATTTTGAACATGTGCTTGCATATCTTCATTCAAGATACCTTAGGCCTGCTTGTCAATGGAATGCTTTATGGCGTCCAGAGATTACTCTTTGCGCCTGGGAAAGACGCTACGGGGTTCCTCTTCCCAGCCGAAGTGATACCGGACGGCGAGTTTATGCTCTTCGCGAAATCGAGAAGCTTAAAATATTAAAGCTCCTAACCGATAATGGTCATTCTATCGGAGAGATCGCCCATCTGGAATTGTCAAAACTGAATGCTTTAATAAAACAGAGCATTGCTAATTCCGCCACGACCCAAACAGTTCTGCGTCTAATAGCCGCAACGGCAGAATGTGATCTTGCGAAACTATCGGCTCTTTTAAAAACGGCCCAATTAGAAAATGATACGCGTACACTTCTAGTAGAAATCATCAGTCCCACCCTTGCAGAGATAGGCCGCAAAGTCATCGACGGTGAGCTTGATGTATATCATGAGCACGCCGCTTCATCAGTAATTCGAAACCTGCTATCAGGAATTCTATACTCTATTGAACAACTGCCCGATAAGAATGAAACGAAAACAATCATTCTTGCGACCCCTGAAGGCGAACATCACGAATTCGGTGTTCTTATTTCTGCAATTCTTACGGCCCTTCGTGGAAATAAAGTTTTGTACCTAGGCCCGAATATGCCAGCCACTTCCCTTGCTCGCGCTATCAGGAACGTCAATGCTGCGGTGGCTGTAATCGGTTGCTCTGCTCCTCACGAGGCTCTTTCTACATCGAGATATAAAGAATTTGTTAATCAGCTTTCGGCCGAAGTGGACACCTCTGTGCCTTTTTGGTTTGGAGGATTTAGGAACGAGGACATTGATAAGCTTTCCTG contains the following coding sequences:
- a CDS encoding GyrI-like domain-containing protein, with the protein product MQAHVQNIESLKLVGYKALLRSSPQEANNMAAIPSLWQKLMPLAQSLAARKDLKRYAIITGDLPEGKEQMAEYYALVAVESFENIPEDLLRYEITHSKLVRCTHQGPPQTIGATAAKLIFEWLPTSGYSISQNAELFIYPEGYDRNNPQSHFDYLLFVK
- a CDS encoding nuclear transport factor 2 family protein; protein product: MNAPNKEEILNLENRYWDAMKTKDVEAAVSLTKFPCTVTGPDGVRSIDEEQYRQMMSSMTSTDHFKDIEINEPQFTVLNDDAALLTYNIEVKGMKMLDVSTWVRENGKWVCAYHSENPLH
- a CDS encoding FBP domain-containing protein, which encodes MLSQINNFQKEHVFSIASEAELIQSFRNRDQKKLVLPENLKFPLNVSSYFTWREPSGVYTYLVFKMPNWDLPRGVAFKKTAATGEPVGGLCSWCHAYGSSEDIGMLTVNMSSDVSSSYYICQDLRCIEKIEDASNLSGKSPEKNIAELYHRISKLFENISSYKPD
- a CDS encoding HAD family hydrolase, producing the protein MLKTFFPDRDHKALLFDFDGTVADTMGAHLKAWNIGLASYNLTLSKEQHQAWAGRPTRKIVEMLNEMHKVQIPADAFLKEKEVHYFSAISEIKEIKAVMDVIKHYHGNLPMAIVTGSRRHPVETTLKHLGITKYFDQLICAEDYQNGKPAPDCFLLGAEKLGIAPSDCLVFEDAHLGIEAARNAQMDCLKVDEYQKLVLVKY
- a CDS encoding SDR family oxidoreductase encodes the protein MSTTKPLLNKIAVVAGATRGAGRGIATALGEAGATVICTGRTTRKDGSARSDYNRPETIEETAELVTSLGGKGIAIPTDHLNQDEVKNLADRISKDFGGIDILVNDIWGGEAMVGSPETWNKPMWELDLNQGLRMLRLAVDTHLITSFFLSPLLRKPGGLLVEITDGTLEYNLKNYRISVFYDLAKVSINRLGFSQGHELKQFGATAMTVSPGWLRSEMMLEHFGVTEANWKEAKAPPGFLLSESPRFVGRCIAAVAADSERSRWNQLSVNSGQLAKEYGVRDINGTQPDVWSYMDAEEKGLNPQVSDFLK
- a CDS encoding CBS domain-containing protein, which translates into the protein MKAKFTSPESDRRTHRPHLEWEKSEIISIAPEASLTEAAELMKEYQIGDVLVMHEDGHGSLLGILTDRDIAMCIADGANPDRVRVSRVMSRSPISARAEDDVFTMISLMKRSGVTRLPLLDRRGRLTGVATAKNMIEILTGALFDLTQIGETQHDNEWQKH
- a CDS encoding MBL fold metallo-hydrolase; amino-acid sequence: MSLKISRILHAGYIFETGAAKIAFDPIFENPFSRNCHAFPSVQFDLKEINELQLSAIFISHYHDDHCSMESLNLLDKETPLYMFCIHEEMFTLIRELGFKNVFSLKLNQSVRIGDIEVIPRRALDQDVDSLFQIKHQGLNVLNVVDSWIDYSTLDLLKSEGPWDMVLWPFQTMRELDVIAPSRALEASRSLPPEWVQQIKTLNPKYIVPSSCQFQLEPWSWYNKAFFPITYKQFQKEISEALPRTEVVRLNPGVSVEINTGGIKQSRSLAWIKPLGEQNVDYDFDPALIPPPTQEIARKFPPLSEAEKSRVLEYCQKELIEKFESMEPPEEDYFFKTRRWRLTLFDNDGKAFEFNYLLKDSSAEILEGSSSIPIGWTTEVPLFKLYAALELGEALTSMYVRINDFPFSEKIEEEIQYADIVEDPLIRCLFNGVFGAYQKAQLKEIQQRKSEHRI
- a CDS encoding SRPBCC family protein, with product MRTAMYFLIALVIVLLIAPVLMPAQYQLVRSIEINAPVSTVFPRLTDLNEFVKWNPFSESDPTSKTEVAGTGVGSTMTYSGEKSGEGKMTIVNIVQDKSVDVRMDFIKPMPGEAMAHWIVAASSDNATTLTWSYEQKLPYFKRYLGIMMDFMMSPIFDKGLQNFKSLVESAK